A stretch of the Sorangium aterium genome encodes the following:
- a CDS encoding ATP-binding protein encodes MGMARMTKIVENAADLERELFWFRSVLEARIKIHFGEGATEGSVLDIAPPDLDGSSSEYAGFVRRHQLSFVERLALVLALVPHLRPRLLDACFGRDTAVDRRLTEFGGAQLGSDGELLPTAETLAFLLGGDDLALRFSVQLLLDPEHLFARHDVLRLGGGDGVTPMKAPLRISEELLCRFTTGEPRRLGCGPGFPAQRIETRLGWEDVVLQPSTRKHLEEIETWIEHGETLMADWGMAGKLRPGYRSLFYGPPGTGKTMTACLLGKSTGREVYKVDTSLVVSKYLGETEKNLGRVFDQAERRGWILFFDEADALFGKRSETRDAHDRYANQQVSFLLQRIETFDGLAVLASNLRDNLDDAFARRFESIIYFPMPRAEERARLWRQGLSPKARLDGSVDLEKIAREHALAGGAVMNVIRYASLQALREGGRPLTAEDLLQGIRKEYAKQGKAG; translated from the coding sequence ATGGGTATGGCAAGGATGACCAAGATCGTGGAGAACGCCGCCGACCTCGAGCGGGAGCTATTCTGGTTTCGCAGCGTCCTGGAGGCGCGGATCAAGATCCATTTCGGCGAGGGTGCGACCGAGGGGAGCGTGCTCGACATCGCGCCGCCCGACCTCGACGGGTCGAGCTCGGAGTACGCCGGCTTCGTGCGGCGCCATCAGCTCTCCTTCGTCGAGCGCCTCGCCCTGGTGCTCGCCCTGGTCCCGCACCTGCGGCCGCGGCTCCTCGACGCCTGCTTCGGCCGCGACACCGCCGTGGATCGGAGGCTCACCGAGTTCGGCGGCGCCCAGCTCGGCTCCGACGGCGAGCTCTTGCCCACGGCCGAGACGCTGGCGTTCCTCCTCGGCGGCGACGACCTCGCGCTCCGGTTCTCGGTGCAGCTCCTCCTGGATCCAGAGCACCTCTTCGCCAGGCACGACGTCCTCAGGCTCGGGGGCGGCGACGGGGTGACGCCGATGAAGGCTCCCCTCCGGATCTCGGAGGAGCTGCTCTGTCGCTTCACCACCGGCGAGCCGCGTCGGCTCGGCTGCGGTCCCGGCTTTCCCGCCCAGCGGATCGAGACGCGCCTCGGCTGGGAGGACGTGGTGCTGCAGCCCAGCACCCGCAAGCACCTCGAGGAGATCGAGACCTGGATCGAGCACGGAGAGACGTTGATGGCGGACTGGGGCATGGCCGGGAAGCTGCGCCCCGGCTACCGCAGCCTCTTCTATGGCCCGCCGGGCACGGGGAAGACGATGACGGCCTGTCTGCTCGGCAAGTCCACCGGCCGTGAGGTCTACAAGGTGGATACCTCCCTGGTGGTGTCGAAGTACCTCGGCGAGACGGAGAAGAACCTCGGCCGGGTCTTCGACCAGGCCGAGCGCAGGGGCTGGATCCTGTTCTTCGACGAGGCCGACGCGCTCTTCGGCAAGCGCAGCGAGACGCGGGACGCGCACGACCGTTACGCCAACCAGCAGGTCTCCTTCCTCCTCCAGCGCATCGAGACCTTCGACGGGCTCGCGGTCCTGGCGTCCAACCTGCGCGACAACCTCGACGACGCCTTCGCGCGGCGGTTCGAGTCGATCATCTACTTTCCGATGCCGCGCGCCGAGGAGCGCGCGCGGCTGTGGCGGCAGGGGCTCTCGCCCAAGGCGAGGCTCGACGGCTCCGTGGACCTCGAGAAGATCGCGCGCGAGCACGCGCTCGCGGGGGGCGCGGTCATGAACGTGATCCGCTACGCCTCGCTCCAGGCCTTGAGAGAGGGGGGCCGTCCCCTCACGGCAGAGGACCTCCTGCAGGGCATCCGGAAGGAGTATGCCAAGCAGGGGAAGGCGGGTTGA